A DNA window from Hordeum vulgare subsp. vulgare chromosome 1H, MorexV3_pseudomolecules_assembly, whole genome shotgun sequence contains the following coding sequences:
- the LOC123418558 gene encoding 65-kDa microtubule-associated protein 3-like yields MSGGRRPGDQLLQMGTACGALMHELQVIWDEIGEKDAARDTMLLELQQECLEAYRRKVDQASRCRAELRRDIADAQAELAAVCSAMAESPVLVREKGYGLREELSAIFPYLEEMKNRKAERWNQILDVIGKIKKISSEIRPADFVPFKAPVDQSDLSCRRLEELRTELRSLEKEKSERLKQVMDYLNTLHSLCKVLGVNFKQTISDVHPSLDEDGVPMNISNTTIERLALAIQRLRETKIERMQKLQDLSSTMLELWNLMDTPIEEQQSFQNITCNIAASEPEITEADALTIDVMNFVEAEVLRLEQLKVSKMKDLVLKKQTELEEHRRRAHLVGDEHYATQFNIEAIEAGAIDPSLLLEQIEAYIATVKEDAFSRKDILERVERWLNACEEEAWLEDYSKDDNRYNAGRGAHFMLKRAEKARVLVNKIPGIVDLLTNKVIDWEKERGTEFTYDGVSLLSMLDDYRIVREEKEQEKKRQRDQKKLEDRFKAEQETLYGSKPSPAKLNSGNKLTRNSSGIANRRLSVGGGPVRTPKLVTPQSRFIRSAKKTEDSGTLSPGRRGKGTANPRCKQLSFKASTLGETETLRKPFTQIAPGNSIPSTPVRSASNSTEGENRTPKILAAPTPKTPMMVISPMQMSTTPALTAARAAPICVSNDKPELCLLEGTEYSFEERRLAYLAAHAA; encoded by the exons ATGAGCGGCGGACGTCGCCCCGGCGACCAGCTCCTCCAGATGGGGACGGCGTGCGGCGCCCTCATGCACGAGCTCCAG GTCATCTGGGACGAGATCGGGGAGAAGGACGCCGCGAGGGACACCATGCTGCTCGAGCTCCAGCAGGAGTGCCTCGAGGCCTACCGGAGGAAGGTCGACCAGGCCAGCCGCTGCCGGGCCGAGCTGCGGCGGGACATCGCCGACGCCCAGGCCGAGCTCGCCGCCGTgtgctccgccatggccgagtcGCCCGTCCTCGTCAGGGAG AAAGGGTATGGCTTACGGGAGGAACTGAGTGCAATCTTCCCATATTTGGAAGAGATGAAGAATAGAAAGGCCGAAAGATGGAACCAGATTCTTGATGTTATAGGCAAGATAAAAAAGATATCATCTGAGATCAGACCTGCAGATTTTGTCCCTTTTAAAGCACCTGTGGATCAATCTGATCTATCCTGCAGAAGGCTAGAAGAGTTAAGAACGGAGCTGCGGTCCCTAGAGAAAGAGAAG AGCGAGCGGCTAAAGCAAGTAATGGATTACCTGAATACTTTGCATTCCTTGTGTAAAGTACTTGGTGTTAACTTCAAGCAAACAATATCTGATGTACACCCCAGTCTTGATGAGGATGGCGTACCAATGAACATTAGCAACACCACAATTGAGAGGTTGGCGTTGGCAATACAGAGactacgggaaacaaaaattgaaAGGATGCAGAAG CTTCAAGATCTCTCGTCTACAATGCTCGAACTATGGAATCTTATGGATACACCGATAGAAGAGCAACAGTCGTTCCAGAATATAACATGCAATATTGCTGCATCAGAACCTGAAATAACAGAGGCCGATGCCCTTACCATTGACGTCATGAACTTT GTAGAAGCTGAGGTATTGAGGCTTGAACAACTGAAAGTCAGTAAAATGAAGGACTTGGTTCTGAAGAAGCAAACAGAACTAGAAGAGCATCGTCGACGCGCACATTTAGTTGGAGATGAACATTATGCAACTCAGTTCAATATCGAGGCCATTGAAGCAG GTGCTATTGACCCCTCACTTCTTCTAGAACAAATCGAGGCATACATCGCAACAGTTAAAGAAGATGCTTTTAGCAGGAAGGATATACTTGAGCGAGTTGAAAGGTGGCTAAATGCATGTGAGGAGGAAGCTTGGTTAGAGGATTATAGCAAA GATGATAACCGATATAATGCTGGGAGGGGTGCACATTTTATGCTCAAGAGAGCTGAAAAAGCCCGTGTTTTGGTTAACAAGATACCAG GAATTGTAGACCTTCTTACAAATAAAGTTATTGATTGGGAGAAAGAAAGGGGCACTGAGTTTACTTACGATGGT GTTAGTCTTTTGTCTATGCTTGATGATTATAGGATAGTTCGTGAAGAAAAGGAGCAGGAAAAGAAGAGGCAAAGG GATCAGAAGAAGCTTGAGGATCGATTCAAAGCCGAGCAGGAGACACTGTATGGATCAAAGCCAAGCCCTGCAAAGTTAAATAGCGGGAACAAGCTTACCAGAAACTCCTCGGGAATTGCAAACCGGAGGCTGTCTGTCGGCGGAGGACCAGTGCGAACTCCAAAATTAGTGACACCTCAGTCAAGATTCATACGTTCAGCCAAGAAGACAGAAGATAGTGGCACGCTCTCCCCTG GTAGGAGAGGCAAAGGCACTGCCAACCCTCGATGCAAGCAGTTATCTTTCAAGGCAAGTACTCTTGGTGAGACTGAAACTCTTCGCAAACCCTTCACGCAGATCGCACCCGGAAATAGCATCCCATCGACGCCCGTGCGGTCTGCCTCCAATAGTACCGAAGGCGAGAACAGAACTCCCAAAATACTCGCAGCACCAACTCCTAAGACGCCGATGATGGTGATCTCTCCTATGCAAATGTCCACAACGCCTGCTCTGACTGCCGCAAGAGCTGCACCTATCTGCGTCTCCAATGACAAGCCGGAGCTGTGTTTGCTAGAGGGCACCGAGTACTCCTTTGAAGAGAGGCGTCTTGCCTATCTCGCTGCGCACGCCGCTTGA